The following are encoded together in the Candidatus Methylomirabilis oxygeniifera genome:
- a CDS encoding protein of unknown function (Evidence 5 : No homology to any previously reported sequences) — protein sequence MADMIDMARKPRIHDPGASSHVVSRGNQGRPIFRDAADCQHYLPLLQAGVGREVGDLTMHAMAGMLGHDPGGLSRGLQRLVEEMTRDPDL from the coding sequence ATGGCGGACATGATCGACATGGCGAGGAAGCCCCGCATCCATGATCCGGGCGCCAGCTCCCACGTGGTCAGCCGTGGCAATCAGGGCCGGCCGATCTTTCGCGATGCGGCCGATTGTCAACACTATCTGCCGTTGCTCCAGGCGGGAGTCGGGCGAGAAGTGGGCGACCTGACGATGCACGCGATGGCCGGGATGTTGGGGCACGATCCGGGGGGATTGAGTCGGGGACTGCAGCGGTTGGTTGAGGAGATGACGCGAGATCCGGATCTTTAG
- a CDS encoding PilT protein-like (fragment): MADGWVLIDTSAWIHALRPSGDPAVRQEVRRLLTEGRVATCEMIILELAAGTRTEAEYRELREDLEALQRFPITESVWRSAYGIAHTIRREGLSVPSTDHLIAAVALSYRCHLLHCDKHFDLMTRHIGLSVWTV; the protein is encoded by the coding sequence ATGGCTGATGGATGGGTTCTGATCGATACCTCAGCCTGGATTCATGCCCTGCGGCCCTCTGGAGATCCCGCTGTTCGACAAGAAGTCCGTCGCTTGTTGACTGAGGGGCGGGTAGCCACGTGTGAAATGATCATTCTGGAGCTCGCCGCCGGCACACGGACGGAGGCGGAGTACCGAGAGTTGCGCGAGGACTTGGAAGCACTACAACGATTCCCGATTACTGAGTCAGTCTGGAGATCAGCCTACGGGATTGCTCATACAATTCGACGAGAGGGTTTGTCCGTCCCATCGACGGATCATCTTATTGCCGCTGTCGCCTTGAGCTACCGGTGCCACCTTCTTCACTGCGATAAGCACTTTGACCTCATGACGCGCCATATCGGGCTCTCTGTCTGGACGGTATAG
- a CDS encoding protein of unknown function (Evidence 5 : No homology to any previously reported sequences) → MRTTLEIDNTLLKQAQVLTKAKTKKEVIHRSLEALIRQQRIERLLGKLGHFPLDLTPRKLAKLRADG, encoded by the coding sequence ATGAGAACAACGCTAGAGATCGACAACACGCTCCTCAAGCAGGCGCAGGTGCTTACCAAGGCCAAGACGAAGAAGGAGGTGATCCACCGCTCTCTGGAGGCCCTTATCCGCCAGCAGCGGATCGAGCGTCTCCTTGGAAAACTTGGCCACTTTCCTCTGGACTTAACTCCGAGGAAACTCGCCAAGCTTCGCGCCGATGGCTGA
- a CDS encoding protein of unknown function (Evidence 5 : No homology to any previously reported sequences): MRVDHRRAHIPMAQQLLNPPGVHSPWLAAGAATSDPSTWSNRHARSEMFHGSPTNSLIVWLTWAVEGDDGQWAHLRSPLALYGWYWEKAHVAYCLRALPPTARRQAQVPTNQTEET; this comes from the coding sequence GTGCGTGTAGATCATCGTCGTGCTCACATCCCGATGGCCCAGCAACTCTTGAATCCACCTGGGGTTCATTCCCCGTGGCTTGCCGCGGGGGCTGCCACTTCAGATCCATCTACCTGGAGCAATCGCCACGCCAGATCTGAGATGTTCCATGGTTCACCCACCAACTCGTTGATTGTGTGGCTTACGTGGGCCGTCGAGGGAGATGACGGACAATGGGCGCATCTCCGCTCCCCTCTTGCGCTATACGGTTGGTATTGGGAGAAAGCCCACGTGGCGTACTGCCTCAGGGCCCTTCCTCCGACAGCCAGGCGGCAGGCTCAAGTCCCGACAAACCAGACCGAAGAAACTTGA
- a CDS encoding protein of unknown function (Evidence 5 : No homology to any previously reported sequences) has protein sequence MTNCLRLMSLCRTGHEKGGRIGADIEDSALRRGSSIYAVVGPEEECAEEMLGRLLCGSILLSPTPILVLMLGSTSQDAGCHPL, from the coding sequence ATGACAAATTGCCTGAGACTAATGTCGTTATGTAGAACAGGTCATGAGAAAGGCGGGAGAATTGGCGCGGATATTGAGGATTCGGCACTGAGGAGAGGCTCATCGATCTATGCAGTCGTTGGCCCGGAAGAAGAGTGCGCTGAGGAGATGCTCGGACGGTTGCTTTGCGGCTCAATCCTCCTTTCACCAACCCCGATTCTTGTCTTGATGCTTGGGAGTACCTCACAAGACGCTGGTTGTCACCCGTTGTGA